In Erigeron canadensis isolate Cc75 chromosome 7, C_canadensis_v1, whole genome shotgun sequence, one DNA window encodes the following:
- the LOC122608154 gene encoding palmitoyl-monogalactosyldiacylglycerol delta-7 desaturase, chloroplastic-like produces the protein MSGNAKILLSDVVLTTKRRNIFWGRKWSNMDVWMAGGILIVHILAGFAPFMFTWNAFLAGFCAYVLMVMGISVSYHRNLSHHSLKLPKWLEYFFAYLGALSLQRDPIFWVSIHRYHHKYVDTEKDAHSPIFGFWFSHMGWLFDSGYIIEKYKERNNVEDLKSQAFYRFLRRTYLYHIIAFAALVYAFGGFTYLVWIVGVGTTCTYHAIWLVNSASHIWGYQSWDTGDLSKNNWWVALLSFGEGWHNNHHAFEYSARHGFEWWQIDLGWYVIRFLEALGLATNVKSPSEAHKLKKSFASTNKHK, from the exons ATGTCAGGAAATGCAAAAATACTGTTATCTGATGTGGTCCTTACGACGAAGAGGCGAAACATCTTCTGGGGACGCAAATGGAGCAACATGGATGTTTGGATGGCTGGAGGGATTCTAATTGTTCATATTCTCGCGGGTTTTGCACCATTTATGTTCACTTGGAATGCTTTCTTGGCTGGCTTTTGCGCATACGTGTTGATGGTCATGGGTATCAGTGTCTCGTATCACCGTAATCTGTCGCACCATAGTCTCAAGCTACCCAAGTGGCTTGAGTACTTTTTTGCTTATCTTGGAGCCCTATCTCTCCAG agggatCCAATATTTTGGGTGAGCATTCATAGATATCACCATAAATATGTTGATACCGAAAAAGATGCACACTCTCCCATCTTTGGGTTTTGGTTTAGTCATATGGGATGGCTCTTTGATAGTGGCTACATTATTGAAaag TATAAAGAGCGTAACAATGTAGAAGATTTGAAGAGTCAAGCATTCTATAGGTTCCTTAGAAGAACTTATTTATACCATATAATAGCGTTCGCGGCCCTTGTTTATGCTTTTGGTGGATTCACCTATCTCGTATGGATTGTG GGTGTTGGCACCACATGTACTTACCATGCAATATGGTTAGTGAATTCAGCCAGTCACATATGGGGATATCAAAGTTGGGACACCGGTGATCTCTCAAAAAATAATTG gTGGGTGGCATTGCTTAGTTTTGGTGAAGGATGGCATAACAACCATCATGCATTTGAATATTCAGCTCGACATGGGTTTGAGTGGTGGCAAATTGACCTTGGTTGGTATGTCATAAGGTTTCTTGAAGCATTGGGGTTAGCCACTAATGTTAAGTCGCCATCTGAAGCTcacaaacttaaaaaatcaTTTGCTTCTACTAACAAGCACAAATGA
- the LOC122607431 gene encoding uncharacterized protein LOC122607431 gives MSMRQAFNEMKGMKVKEATKLMREKATVSNAKNFIQRSLDNYHAKYIVTDSVTPVYHVCFGGMIFSYLVALPEERRHLAKHAAEAHAH, from the coding sequence atgtcGATGAGGCAAGCGTTCAATGAAATGAAAGGAATGAAAGTAAAAGAAGCAACGAAACTTATGAGAGAAAAGGCAACAGTAAGCAACGCAAAGAATTTCATTCAGAGGAGTTTGGATAATTATCATGCTAAATATATCGTAACGGATTCCGTTACTCCCGTTTATCATGTTTGTTTTGGTGGTATGATCTTTTCTTACCTCGTTGCTCTTCCTGAGGAGCGTCGTCATCTTGCCAAACATGCCGCTGAAGCCCATGCCCATTGA